The DNA window CTCTTTTCTCTCTAAATAGTTACTGAAAACGAAATATCTTCTTTATATTGGCCGTCTAAAGTGTGGCCGCCATGTTGGAAGAGAAGAAGATTGTCTTCTTAATAGCTTTTGTCggtatcaaattaatatttataataaaaataatatccatCGAATAAATGAATTGAATGACTTAACAAGAGTtgtcatatatataattaattaatttttttaaaaatctgttTTACATGATGTCAAgtgttatcatatatatatatatatatatataatctaaatttgtttttcttccctcCAACATCcaattattgatttaatatcTATCCCTTTATAAAATACAACAGTCTTTTACCTTTTCAGTATGAGATATAAGCTATTTTATAACATCACCAGCCCACCATCCCTTCATTTCATTACGTGGCTGCAGGAAACGCCATCCAAGTAGAATCCTAATTTGAAAAGAACTGAAACATTAAGGGACCAACCTGTACTTATTCCACAAATATGAAACACGGCAAGTTAGGACTCCACCAACACCTCACAGACCCAATTAGGAAATGAAAAAGGAGTTtcgaaaaattaaaggaaaagcaaattaaaataaaataaaaggggagCATAAAATGACGGGaataaaaaagaccaaaaaaaaataaaaacagagagaaagcaTCAGTGCAAAAATTGCTCCTTCGAAAGACCCTTCAACACTTGTAAAGAGGCCAATTGTAAGTGATCAGGAAACATCTTAACTGCGCAAGAGAAAGAGCTCCATCATCAACCACATTGTTCACTGCATTGGCTTTTTTATGATCTACCACGCAACATTACAAGATGTACATGACAGGTTTATTATCCTGTATTTAAAACGAAAAAAGATTAGACACGGTATACCATCCCCACCTCCAGAGTAGATGCATGTGGTACACTTAGTGTATAGGCCGGTGCCCTGCTGTTTCTCCTCAAAAACTCGTACCCATAATTTACAACAAGCTTCTTCAGCATGCTAGACCCTTGCTTGGCTCTAACATAACAATGCCCTAGTATGTAAGCAATCCCAGCTTCCCTAGCTTCCATAAGTTCCTGCAGCTCCTCCCTAGCACCTCTGTTAATCTTCGGGCTATCTGGTACTATAAATCTAACTCTTTTCCTAGGTTGCATCACAGGTGGGGACCTAATCTCCCTCAACTCTGAGGTACCAGCTGACTCTATTTTGTCAACATAATCCTCCCTCAATTGGATTCCATCTGTATGAGTACAGCATGTTCCAACTACTGTCATTTTGTCATCTTCACTCTCCATCTCATCCCTTGCACCATTCGGCTCAGCGTTCCCTGTGCGTATATACTCTGCTATACTACATACAAGATCCTTCTCAAACTCCATGTCATCCTTGTGAACATCACGATATCCATACCGCACAATGCACCTATATAATCTGTATTCTCTCGGGCCAACGTGCCCTATTAGAAACCGTTCCTTGGCTCTAACATGTGGAACAGGGACAGATTTGATGCAGAGGAATACCAGGACTTGGTGAAATGCTGGAAGGTTGGTAACGAAGTGGGAGAAGATTGCTGGGATTCCAGACACCAGCTCCGTGTGTATGAGGCCAATTCCTCGAACACGCACAATACCGAGGCTGGGACCTAAGCTAAGTAGCCAGTTGATGGAGACCTTGTTTTGGACATCAAATTCGTATGCTTTGAGTGTACCATAGTGCCACACACACATAACGATCAGGAATATGAATGAGAGGGCAATAGGGACCCAGGCCCCTTCCAAGAACTTTATGAGGGAAGCTGAGAAGTAAAGAGCTTCAATTGTGCCAAAAAAGCATACAAAGCATATTGCAAGGAAGACAGTCTTGTGCCAACATAAGACGATAACCAGAGACATCAAGCATGTAGTAACTAGCATGACGGTTATAACTGCCAAACCTGTTTCAAAATAAGCaaggaaataaaaaagtaatgaaaTTTCAGTCAATCCTTTCATGCAAGCTGTTTTTTTATGAAGCATTATGGGAGATTTTAGAACGCTTCAGAATCAGCAGATCAATATCTTGGAATTCATTTGGATAAAACCCCAAATCCTACCATTTTAGCAAACTAAATCTAGGCGAGTTCTTTCACATCACATTAAggtttcatttaaaagttttaaatgaATTCAAATGGATAAATTTAGCTTCTCTTTCTTGTCATATGCTTGCTACACTACTGCACAAACAGTCGATTCATGCATCTGCATACATACAATTGAATGGCTCCTCATGCAGACAGAATAGTCTATGGACTTTCATGTAATGCCCCTGCCATTTGGATGCTAGAGTTCATTGATCTTTAGACTCTTACACGTAGGATAATGGGCTCCTTCCTCGCTACAGCATTCTTGGCACAAATTACTACTGGTACCATGAATTGGCTGGTGTAAAGTCTTCGCATTGAAACTTGTATAGTTAGATTTGGAAAATTCAATTCACACAATACCTCTCACATATTATCATCAAAAGAAATAATCTGATTTCAAAGAGATATGGTTGCATTCATCAAGGCCAATCTCATGGCAAATGCCCTTTGGTAGCTGGTACTGAACAACTAAGTAGCAGACATGTATTTATGATTCTTTGAATAACATGCCGCAAGCTGAAGCTAAAACCTAAAGTTCCCACAGCACAAAGGATGTTTAAATGAACAAACAATATGCGTATTAGATTGCTGTGCACAGAAAAGGACCACACACTTGTGTTCAATATTGTTAATGGTCGTACCTGAGGCATTACCCAGACGTTTTGTGTCCCTGAAACCAATAGTAACAGCCAAGCACAACAGCATCAAAGTCCAGTTTATCTCTGGGATATAGATCTGACCATGGATTTTGGATGATGTGTGAACTATTTTGACTCTTGGGAAGCAACCCAGAGCAGAGCACTGTTTGATTATAGAGAATGTTCCAGTGATTATGGCTTGGCTTCCTACTACTGCAGCAAGGATGGCTATAACTAAAACTGGCCATCGTAATTTACCTGGAACATCAACGTTGGTAATTCTGGTCAGTCAACTTGCAAAATTATCCAAAGAATTATGCTATCTGTCTTGAAATATTTGTCCTGAATGAGTTTCCTAAAAAGTACCAAGCCACTTGATGCCTGGTCTTTTGTGAGACCCACCAGTGAGATTCCCACCAATGGTTCACATTACTCAGGAAATTGATTCAGAAAACTTATTTCCAGAAGAATAGCATTAGTCATatccaaataatataattttcttgaagAAATCTTAAAGGTGCCTACCTGGAACAGACACATAAAATCCAATATGGTAATCATTATCAATAACATGATGCTGAGATAGGTATGCAGCTTGTCCCATATATGCAAGAATCAATGATGGATAAACCAAGGAGGTGAAAGCGATCTGCAGGACATGAAAAACTTTTAGAATAAGGCATTGACTAATGTAATTTCAGGTCATTTAATcctaacaatattatttttcttttacactCATTTATTTCTATATTACTTTTTGAAtgggaataatttttttaagttctaTTTTATGCTGGAAAACAAGACTCTGAGTGCTTCTTCTGatatcatgaaagaaaaataaattatgtatctTGTCCAAAACTGTATGCAGGGAGATTTAGTATTGTGCCACACAGGATTCATGGTGAGCTAGAGTTTGGTAAATGCTTAATCAAAGTAGCTTAGGAACTTGTTTTGTAGAAAATGGGATGTCATTATAGCTGTGAAAACTGAAAAGTACCTGGGGGTAGTGTCGCAAGAAGAATTTAGGAGGAGGAGACAGAACTTGGTGacaagagaaaaatgaaatacCCTAGGCCACAACCCCAAACTAAACCAAAATACTCATTAATTCCATTAGTTACTTACAGTTACAATTGCACGATCAAAATCCTAGTAGGGCATCGAGATAATGCAAGATAGGAACTCACAAAGCTCAAACCACATAAATCAACTTGCTGCCCTGTAAGAGCAAGTGATGCAGAATGAAAGTAGTAGATCTGACAACTAATATTGTGACAGGCAAACCAACTTAATTCAGTACAGAAAGCTTCATCTAAGTAGAATTGAGTTCTTTACGAGTATATATACCTGGATTGATAATTGAGAAAAGTGTCCAAGATCAGCAAACATAGCTTCTGAgcctgtatttaaaaaaaacaaaaaaaaaaaaccaagaggaTGGTTACCGAAGGATGTTCCATTGATTATGGCTTGGCTTCCTCTTTGCTTGTA is part of the Populus alba chromosome 10, ASM523922v2, whole genome shotgun sequence genome and encodes:
- the LOC118046549 gene encoding potassium transporter 6; amino-acid sequence: MDLESGVFQNHVKKESWKTVLTLAYQSLGVVYGDLSTSPLYVYKSTFAEDIQHSETNEEIYGVLSFVFWTLTLVPLLKYVFIVLKADDNGEGGTFALYSLLCRHARINSLPNCQVADEELYEYKKDAANTCLTPTTTFGLRLKSTLEKHRVLQRFLLLLALIGTCMVIGDGVLTPALSVFSAVSGLELSMAKEHHKYVEVPVACTILICLFALQHYGTHRVGFLFAPVVLMWLLCISAIGIYNIIHWNPHVYQALSPYYMYKFLRKTQRGGWMSLGGILLCITGSEAMFADLGHFSQLSIQIAFTSLVYPSLILAYMGQAAYLSQHHVIDNDYHIGFYVSVPGKLRWPVLVIAILAAVVGSQAIITGTFSIIKQCSALGCFPRVKIVHTSSKIHGQIYIPEINWTLMLLCLAVTIGFRDTKRLGNASGLAVITVMLVTTCLMSLVIVLCWHKTVFLAICFVCFFGTIEALYFSASLIKFLEGAWVPIALSFIFLIVMCVWHYGTLKAYEFDVQNKVSINWLLSLGPSLGIVRVRGIGLIHTELVSGIPAIFSHFVTNLPAFHQVLVFLCIKSVPVPHVRAKERFLIGHVGPREYRLYRCIVRYGYRDVHKDDMEFEKDLVCSIAEYIRTGNAEPNGARDEMESEDDKMTVVGTCCTHTDGIQLREDYVDKIESAGTSELREIRSPPVMQPRKRVRFIVPDSPKINRGAREELQELMEAREAGIAYILGHCYVRAKQGSSMLKKLVVNYGYEFLRRNSRAPAYTLSVPHASTLEVGMVYRV